A genomic stretch from Pontivivens ytuae includes:
- a CDS encoding ATP-binding cassette domain-containing protein, with product MRDGLKLDKLTICKGADTLVSVDTCVAPGEVVSIMGPSGAGKSTLLAAIIGTLAEDFTLHGRVLLGGRDVTREPPEGRRIGILFQDDLLFPHLSVAANLAFGLRPGADRKRLVEEALAEVGLEGFGPRDPATLSGGQKARVALMRMLLSEPEALLLDEPFSRLDADRRAQMRTLVFGRARERGLPVLLVTHDAEDAQAAGGRIIRIG from the coding sequence ATGCGTGACGGGCTCAAACTAGACAAGCTGACGATCTGCAAGGGCGCGGATACGCTGGTGAGCGTGGACACCTGCGTCGCGCCGGGCGAAGTCGTCTCGATCATGGGGCCGTCGGGTGCGGGCAAGTCCACGCTGCTCGCCGCCATCATCGGCACGCTGGCCGAGGATTTCACGCTGCACGGGCGGGTGCTGCTGGGTGGGCGCGACGTGACGCGGGAGCCGCCGGAGGGGCGGCGCATCGGCATCCTCTTCCAGGACGACCTCCTGTTCCCGCATCTGAGCGTCGCGGCCAACCTCGCCTTCGGCCTGCGGCCCGGTGCAGACCGGAAACGGTTGGTAGAGGAAGCACTTGCCGAGGTGGGGCTGGAGGGCTTCGGCCCGCGTGATCCGGCGACGCTGTCGGGCGGGCAGAAGGCGCGGGTCGCACTGATGCGCATGCTGCTGTCCGAGCCCGAGGCGCTGCTGCTCGATGAGCCGTTCTCCCGCCTCGACGCCGACCGGCGGGCGCAGATGCGCACGCTGGTGTTCGGCCGGGCGCGCGAGCGGGGGCTGCCGGTCCTCCTTGTGACCCACGATGCCGAGGATGCACAGGCCGCGGGCGGCCGGATCATCCGCATCGGCTGA
- a CDS encoding ExeM/NucH family extracellular endonuclease, giving the protein MSQTILGTSDDDTLIGTAAAEFLIGLDGNDLISGGLGLDTMDGGAGIDTVDFSYTGADIRIDLSASQAVFVNGAVEGIFNFENATGGRGDDTLVGDRGDNILNGGRGDDLLIGGFGVDTFDGGGGNDTLSFDYGGIAVDVDLSTGQAVFANGVVETFTSIENVIGNDRANALTGDAGANVLEGLQGDDTLVGNAGEDTLRGGSGDDVLEGGADDDVLAGSSGDDTLEGGDGSDLLFGGDGVDVAVYAGSIEDYLISDLDDAPVVIVATGDAPESGRDELRDIEVVRFEEDGFTLFLDGRNNAPITTEDEIAVFAGQPQAIDFAELLANDRDFDGDPLTITSVTPRSENGAILTLLDGQIIYDGRNVDNDLSIGEKAFDTFSYTVDDGNGGTAQGDVNVTITPFQLPGRIEVDGSITFDEESEEFRDNLPLLRVVGDGPTDDATISFFGVDLDRFIVTPDPSEPGGVAIRWAFRPDFETPQDVGGDNIYDITVQIEDSSGVRRVPVRINVEDVDEGFNFNTRINEIHYDNDGTDVGEFVEVRVAETDEGAENLTLYYYNGSNGEVYLTTGIGPRGSSDDEFSYNFIELPTNGLQNGSPDGVALVNDRGQVLDFISYEGSFVAVDGPAAGLRSLDIGVSEDGDTPVGASLARADDGSWFVDDVDSRGFANDQEVPTVMPRINEVHYDNAGTDAGEFIEIRLDRFAVAEDITVELVNGANGEVYDTVTGFEADIGVPGKFIRFDEDFQYLVFEFDTNGIQNGPDGFILREEGEVVEFLSYEGEITATIDGVELTSTDIGVAEGSSTPEGFSLQRSEDGSWSEAAPETRGAANETITSSANARINEFHYDNDGGDVGEFIEVRVDAGADISGLLLELINGNGGGVYDTLGEADVTARETDGTFDYLVFELPSNGIQNGPDGFALSENGELVEFVSYEGEITATEGVAAGQTSTDVRVSEGSSTPIGFSIQRNDDGTWNAPAEETPGAANDAGSGGGGGGGEPAELLISEIQGTEDVSARLGEVVSVTAVVTYVLENGFLLQEEDADSDGNDATSEGILVLSNDVIDARVGDNLTVVGEVVEEFGETAITNIDVRASSTNSTGNTLPGAAQIALDPTIAYDFEAFEGMRVEVSSGTDDALTVIENFNLDRFGQITVSAGEQRQPTQLFDAQTEQDEIDALQQANLNNRLLIDDGFSSQNPDEFEFIPVPDAFDNADNPNGFLDVGDTFNEAGATLRLGTELSENIEGVMRFGFGEYNVVPTEQLAIDESTNSGARPDAPVIEADVTVASFNVLNYFTTLDVPGNPGSGPNQIDPRGATSAADLEEQTAKLVEAILALDADVLGLQELENNGFDADSSIATLVDALNAVAGAGTYAFVEPAGTTDGFIGTDAITTGLIYKPEEVTVTNAEILVFEEASAATTFDLADVLNQVVPESEQVGDFQRSRPAVVATFEDNESGEEFTVAVNHFKSKGDSNLQDVVDAAQQFLDGGGTGITQADIDAVIADPNFDQEDGQAFWNAARNDAAGELATFLETEYNGGGVSDYLVIGDLNAYSQEDPVQTIRDTDDNVDLLAEFVGIEEAYSFVFDGQQGALDHAIASGDLADNVVDVAEWHSQADEPDLIDYDSEFTNPGFSSTGPFAASDHDPLLIGLDFSDTPLV; this is encoded by the coding sequence ATGTCGCAGACGATCCTCGGAACCTCGGATGACGATACGCTGATCGGGACGGCCGCGGCCGAATTCCTCATCGGTCTCGATGGCAACGATCTCATCAGCGGTGGGCTCGGCCTCGACACGATGGACGGTGGCGCCGGCATCGACACGGTCGATTTCAGCTACACCGGTGCCGATATCCGCATCGATCTGTCGGCGAGCCAGGCGGTCTTCGTCAACGGTGCGGTCGAGGGCATCTTCAACTTCGAGAATGCCACCGGCGGGCGGGGCGATGACACCTTGGTTGGCGATCGTGGCGACAACATCCTGAACGGCGGGCGCGGTGACGATCTGCTGATCGGCGGCTTCGGCGTCGACACCTTCGATGGCGGCGGCGGCAACGACACCCTCTCCTTCGACTATGGTGGGATCGCCGTCGACGTGGATCTGAGCACCGGGCAGGCGGTCTTCGCCAACGGCGTGGTGGAGACCTTCACAAGCATCGAGAACGTGATCGGCAATGACCGCGCCAACGCGTTGACCGGCGACGCGGGCGCGAACGTCCTCGAAGGGCTGCAAGGCGACGACACGCTCGTCGGGAACGCCGGCGAGGACACGCTGCGCGGCGGCTCCGGCGACGATGTGCTGGAGGGCGGCGCCGATGACGACGTGCTGGCCGGCAGCAGCGGTGACGACACGCTTGAGGGCGGCGACGGCAGCGACCTCCTGTTCGGCGGCGACGGTGTGGACGTGGCGGTCTACGCGGGCAGCATCGAGGACTACCTGATCTCCGACCTCGACGACGCCCCCGTAGTCATTGTGGCTACGGGCGACGCGCCCGAAAGCGGGCGCGACGAGCTGCGCGACATTGAGGTCGTCCGGTTCGAGGAGGACGGCTTCACCCTCTTCCTCGACGGCCGCAACAACGCGCCAATAACCACGGAAGACGAGATCGCTGTCTTCGCCGGCCAGCCGCAGGCGATCGATTTTGCCGAGCTGCTCGCCAACGACCGGGACTTCGATGGAGACCCCCTTACCATCACGTCCGTCACGCCGCGGTCAGAAAATGGTGCCATACTGACTTTGTTGGACGGCCAGATCATCTACGATGGCAGAAATGTAGACAATGATCTTTCGATTGGTGAAAAAGCGTTCGATACTTTCTCTTACACCGTTGACGACGGCAATGGCGGAACCGCCCAAGGTGACGTCAATGTCACTATCACACCCTTCCAGTTACCTGGAAGGATCGAAGTCGACGGATCCATTACTTTCGATGAAGAGAGCGAAGAATTTCGCGACAATCTACCGTTGCTGAGAGTTGTCGGCGATGGACCTACCGACGACGCGACTATATCGTTTTTCGGTGTAGATCTCGACCGTTTCATTGTGACCCCAGATCCCTCAGAGCCTGGCGGAGTTGCCATTAGGTGGGCTTTCCGTCCAGATTTCGAAACACCGCAGGATGTTGGTGGTGACAATATTTACGATATCACCGTCCAAATTGAAGACAGTTCGGGTGTCCGGAGGGTCCCTGTCCGCATCAACGTCGAGGATGTGGACGAGGGCTTCAATTTCAACACCCGGATCAATGAGATCCACTACGACAACGACGGCACGGATGTCGGCGAGTTCGTTGAGGTGCGCGTGGCGGAGACGGATGAGGGCGCGGAGAACCTGACCCTCTACTACTACAACGGCTCGAACGGCGAGGTTTATCTGACCACGGGCATCGGCCCGCGCGGTTCGAGCGACGACGAGTTCTCTTACAACTTCATCGAGCTGCCGACGAACGGCCTTCAGAACGGTTCCCCGGATGGGGTGGCGCTGGTAAACGATCGCGGCCAGGTGCTCGACTTCATCAGCTACGAGGGCAGCTTCGTTGCGGTCGATGGTCCGGCGGCGGGCCTGCGCAGCCTGGATATTGGCGTCAGCGAGGACGGCGATACGCCCGTCGGCGCGTCGCTGGCCCGCGCTGATGACGGGTCGTGGTTCGTGGACGACGTGGACAGCCGCGGTTTCGCCAACGACCAGGAGGTGCCCACGGTCATGCCCCGGATCAATGAGGTGCACTACGACAACGCGGGCACCGATGCCGGCGAGTTCATCGAGATCCGGCTGGATCGCTTCGCGGTGGCCGAGGACATCACTGTCGAGCTCGTCAACGGCGCGAACGGCGAGGTCTATGACACCGTGACCGGGTTCGAGGCCGATATCGGGGTGCCGGGCAAGTTCATCCGCTTCGACGAGGACTTCCAGTACCTCGTCTTCGAGTTCGACACGAACGGCATCCAGAACGGCCCCGACGGCTTCATCCTCCGAGAGGAGGGTGAGGTGGTCGAATTCCTCAGCTACGAGGGCGAGATCACTGCGACCATTGATGGCGTGGAGTTGACGAGCACCGATATCGGCGTGGCCGAGGGCAGCTCGACGCCCGAGGGCTTCTCTCTTCAGCGAAGCGAGGACGGGTCGTGGAGCGAGGCGGCGCCCGAGACACGCGGTGCGGCGAACGAGACCATCACGTCATCCGCCAACGCCCGGATCAACGAGTTCCATTACGACAACGACGGCGGCGATGTCGGCGAGTTCATCGAGGTCCGCGTGGATGCGGGGGCCGATATCTCGGGTCTGCTGCTGGAGCTGATAAACGGCAATGGTGGCGGGGTCTACGACACGCTGGGCGAAGCGGACGTGACCGCGCGGGAGACCGATGGCACCTTCGATTACCTGGTGTTCGAGCTGCCGTCGAACGGCATCCAGAACGGCCCCGACGGCTTCGCACTGTCCGAAAATGGCGAACTCGTCGAGTTCGTTAGCTACGAGGGTGAGATTACTGCGACCGAAGGCGTCGCGGCGGGTCAGACCAGCACCGATGTGCGCGTCAGCGAAGGTAGCTCCACGCCCATCGGCTTCTCCATCCAGCGCAATGACGACGGGACGTGGAACGCCCCGGCGGAGGAGACGCCGGGGGCCGCGAACGACGCCGGCTCTGGCGGCGGTGGGGGAGGCGGCGAACCCGCGGAACTGCTGATCTCCGAGATCCAGGGGACCGAGGATGTCAGTGCGCGGTTGGGTGAAGTCGTCAGCGTCACGGCAGTCGTAACCTATGTCTTGGAAAACGGCTTCCTCCTGCAGGAGGAGGACGCGGATAGTGACGGGAATGACGCGACTTCGGAAGGCATCCTCGTCCTGAGCAACGACGTAATTGACGCGCGCGTTGGCGACAATCTGACTGTAGTTGGCGAGGTCGTAGAAGAGTTCGGTGAAACTGCAATAACCAACATCGACGTTCGCGCTTCCAGCACGAACTCCACCGGCAATACGCTGCCGGGCGCGGCTCAGATCGCGCTCGATCCCACGATCGCCTACGACTTCGAGGCGTTCGAGGGGATGCGGGTCGAGGTGAGCTCCGGCACCGACGACGCGCTGACGGTGATCGAGAACTTCAACCTCGACCGCTTCGGCCAGATCACGGTGAGCGCGGGTGAGCAGCGGCAGCCGACGCAGCTCTTCGATGCGCAGACCGAGCAGGACGAGATCGACGCGCTGCAGCAGGCGAACCTCAACAACCGTCTGCTGATCGATGACGGGTTCAGCTCGCAGAACCCCGACGAGTTCGAGTTCATCCCGGTGCCTGACGCGTTCGATAATGCGGACAACCCGAACGGCTTCCTCGATGTCGGTGACACCTTCAACGAGGCGGGCGCGACGCTGCGCCTCGGCACGGAGCTCTCGGAGAACATCGAGGGCGTCATGCGCTTCGGCTTCGGCGAGTACAACGTGGTGCCGACCGAGCAGCTCGCCATCGACGAGAGCACCAACTCGGGCGCGCGGCCCGATGCGCCAGTGATCGAGGCGGACGTGACGGTGGCGAGCTTCAACGTGCTCAACTACTTCACAACGCTGGACGTGCCGGGCAATCCGGGCTCCGGCCCCAACCAGATCGATCCGCGCGGGGCGACCAGTGCTGCCGATCTGGAGGAGCAGACCGCGAAGCTGGTCGAGGCGATCCTGGCGCTCGACGCCGATGTGCTAGGCCTGCAGGAGCTGGAGAACAACGGCTTCGACGCCGACAGCTCCATCGCCACGCTGGTCGATGCGCTGAACGCGGTAGCGGGCGCGGGGACCTATGCCTTCGTCGAGCCCGCGGGGACCACCGACGGCTTCATCGGCACCGACGCGATCACCACCGGCCTGATCTACAAGCCGGAGGAGGTCACGGTCACCAACGCGGAGATCCTGGTCTTCGAGGAGGCGAGTGCGGCGACGACTTTCGATCTGGCGGATGTGCTCAACCAGGTGGTGCCCGAAAGCGAGCAGGTCGGCGACTTCCAGCGCAGCCGCCCGGCCGTGGTCGCGACCTTCGAGGACAACGAGAGCGGTGAGGAGTTCACCGTCGCCGTCAACCACTTCAAGTCGAAGGGCGACAGCAACCTGCAGGATGTCGTGGACGCCGCGCAGCAGTTCCTCGACGGCGGCGGGACGGGCATCACCCAGGCCGATATCGACGCGGTCATCGCCGATCCGAACTTCGATCAAGAGGACGGGCAGGCGTTCTGGAACGCGGCGCGCAACGATGCGGCGGGTGAACTCGCGACCTTTCTCGAGACCGAGTACAATGGCGGCGGCGTGAGCGACTACCTCGTGATCGGCGATCTCAACGCCTACTCGCAGGAGGATCCGGTCCAGACGATCCGCGACACGGATGACAACGTGGATCTGCTCGCGGAGTTCGTGGGGATCGAGGAGGCCTACAGCTTCGTCTTCGACGGGCAGCAGGGGGCGCTCGACCATGCGATCGCCTCCGGTGATCTTGCGGACAACGTCGTGGATGTTGCCGAGTGGCACTCGCAGGCGGATGAGCCGGATCTCATCGACTACGACAGCGAGTTTACCAATCCGGGCTTCTCCTCGACCGGGCCGTTTGCCGCGTCGGATCACGATCCGCTGCTGATCGGGCTCGACTTCAGCGATACGCCGCTGGTCTGA
- a CDS encoding mannitol dehydrogenase family protein: MDELTPLSDATLSDLPTGVKVPTYDRAALTPGIVHIGLGNFHRAHQAWYLHRLMQDGCARDWAILGAGVRPSDAAQRERLLAQDCLTTLIELDPSGTSAEVTGSMIGFVPVEEDNAALIAQMADPAIRIVSLTVTEGGYYLDPATGGFDAAHPDIRHDAEHPDTPRTAFGAMIAALRLRRGRGTGPFTGLSCDNLQGNGAILKQVVTSLARLSDPNLAAWIEETCTFPNSMVDCIVPATGPDEIALVRALGIDDAAPVTHENFRQWVIEDDFCAGRPDWDRAGATFSDRVHDYEAMKIRILNGGHQVIANAGEILSIGTISGCMEHPLIAAFFARVQAEEIAPHVKPVADMTPEAYVDLVSRRFANPAVVDTTRRVAFDGSSRHSGFIVPTIRDALAAGTPTEGLALVEALWARMCDGTREDGSAIAPNDPHWESLTAAAKAARSDPDVWLAQRQIYGDLGDDAGFASAFDRWLRRIWMHGTASALADYAGAHASQPTAG, from the coding sequence ATGGATGAGCTGACGCCCCTCTCCGACGCGACGCTCAGCGACCTGCCCACGGGCGTGAAGGTGCCCACCTACGACCGCGCGGCGCTGACGCCAGGCATCGTGCATATCGGCCTCGGCAACTTTCACCGGGCTCATCAGGCGTGGTACCTCCACCGCCTGATGCAGGACGGCTGCGCCCGGGATTGGGCCATCCTGGGCGCGGGCGTCCGCCCCTCCGACGCGGCCCAGCGCGAGCGGCTGCTGGCGCAGGACTGCCTGACCACGCTGATCGAGCTCGACCCCTCCGGCACCTCGGCCGAGGTCACCGGCTCCATGATCGGCTTCGTCCCGGTGGAGGAGGACAACGCCGCCCTCATCGCGCAGATGGCCGACCCCGCGATCCGCATCGTCTCGCTGACGGTCACCGAGGGCGGCTACTACCTCGACCCCGCGACGGGGGGCTTCGACGCGGCCCACCCGGACATCCGCCACGATGCGGAGCACCCGGACACGCCCCGCACCGCCTTCGGCGCGATGATCGCCGCGCTGCGCCTGCGCCGCGGGCGGGGCACCGGCCCCTTCACCGGGCTGAGCTGTGACAACCTGCAGGGCAACGGCGCGATCCTGAAACAGGTCGTGACCTCGCTCGCCCGCCTCTCCGACCCCAATCTGGCGGCATGGATCGAGGAGACCTGCACCTTCCCAAACTCCATGGTCGACTGCATCGTGCCGGCCACCGGCCCGGACGAGATCGCGCTGGTCCGCGCGCTCGGCATCGACGACGCCGCCCCCGTGACGCATGAGAACTTCCGCCAGTGGGTAATCGAGGACGATTTCTGCGCCGGGCGCCCGGACTGGGACCGCGCGGGGGCCACCTTCTCCGACCGGGTGCACGACTACGAGGCGATGAAGATCCGCATCCTCAACGGCGGCCACCAAGTCATCGCCAATGCGGGCGAGATCCTGTCGATCGGCACCATCTCGGGCTGCATGGAGCATCCACTGATCGCCGCTTTCTTCGCGAGGGTACAGGCCGAGGAGATCGCGCCCCATGTGAAGCCCGTCGCCGACATGACGCCCGAGGCCTATGTCGATCTCGTCTCCCGCCGCTTCGCCAACCCGGCGGTGGTCGACACCACGCGGCGCGTCGCCTTCGACGGCTCCTCCCGCCATAGCGGCTTCATCGTGCCCACGATCCGCGATGCGCTCGCGGCGGGGACCCCGACCGAAGGCCTCGCGCTGGTCGAGGCGCTGTGGGCGCGCATGTGCGACGGCACGCGGGAGGATGGCAGCGCCATCGCCCCCAACGATCCCCATTGGGAAAGCCTGACCGCCGCCGCCAAAGCCGCCCGGTCCGACCCCGACGTCTGGCTCGCCCAGCGCCAGATCTACGGCGATCTCGGCGACGATGCCGGGTTTGCATCGGCGTTCGACCGCTGGCTCCGCCGGATCTGGATGCACGGTACGGCAAGCGCCCTCGCCGACTACGCGGGCGCCCACGCCTCACAGCCCACCGCGGGCTGA
- a CDS encoding L-iditol 2-dehydrogenase, which produces MTRLAGKRALITGAARGIGRAFAEAYVAEGAQVAIADIDIERARSTAAAIGDAALAVQMDVTQQDSIDAAVANTVQQFGGIDILINNAAIFTAAPIVEIARADFQRTFDINVAGTLFPMQAVARHMIERGQGGKIINMASQAGRRGEPLVAVYCATKAAVISLTQSAGLNLIEHGINVNAIAPGVVDGEHWDGVDAFFAKYEGKAPGQKKREVGAGVPFGRMGTAEDLTGMAIFLATSEADYIVAQTFNVDGGQWMS; this is translated from the coding sequence ATGACGCGGCTCGCGGGGAAACGGGCGCTGATCACGGGGGCGGCCCGCGGCATCGGCCGCGCCTTTGCCGAGGCCTACGTGGCGGAGGGCGCGCAAGTGGCCATCGCCGATATAGACATCGAGCGGGCGCGCAGTACGGCCGCTGCGATCGGGGATGCGGCGCTGGCGGTGCAGATGGACGTCACGCAGCAGGACAGCATCGACGCCGCGGTCGCCAACACGGTGCAGCAGTTCGGTGGCATCGACATCCTGATCAACAACGCCGCCATCTTCACCGCTGCCCCGATCGTGGAGATCGCGCGCGCCGACTTCCAGCGCACCTTCGACATCAACGTCGCGGGCACCCTCTTCCCGATGCAGGCCGTCGCCCGCCACATGATCGAGCGTGGCCAGGGCGGCAAGATCATCAACATGGCAAGCCAGGCCGGCCGGCGCGGCGAGCCGCTCGTGGCCGTCTACTGCGCCACCAAGGCCGCCGTGATAAGCCTCACCCAATCCGCGGGCCTCAACCTCATCGAACACGGCATCAACGTGAACGCCATTGCGCCCGGCGTGGTGGACGGCGAGCACTGGGACGGCGTCGATGCCTTCTTCGCGAAGTACGAGGGCAAGGCACCGGGCCAGAAGAAGCGGGAGGTCGGCGCGGGCGTCCCCTTCGGCCGCATGGGCACCGCCGAGGACCTCACCGGCATGGCGATCTTCCTCGCCACCTCCGAGGCCGACTACATCGTCGCGCAGACCTTCAACGTGGATGGCGGCCAATGGATGAGCTGA
- a CDS encoding ABC transporter ATP-binding protein: MGRITLDKVTKTFGEVEVIPPLDLVIEDGEFTVFVGPSGCGKSTLLRLIAGLEDITTGQIRIDGADATNVPPARRGLAMVFQSYALYPHMSVRKNIAFPLRMAGLDKAEQTRRVEQAAAVLNLTDYLDRRPGQLSGGQRQRVAIGRAIVREPAAFLFDEPLSNLDAALRVGMRLEISELHERLKTTMIYVTHDQVEAMTMADKIVVLRAGNIEQVGSPLELYRTPRNLFVAGFIGSPRMNFLEGEEAARHDAATIGIRPEHIDVSATGGTWHGTVGVSEHLGSDTFFHVHVDGQEQPITVRQGGEVSFHHGDRIWLTPDESQLHRFDAQGLRLS; this comes from the coding sequence ATGGGACGCATCACGCTCGACAAGGTGACCAAGACGTTCGGCGAGGTGGAGGTCATCCCGCCCCTCGACCTGGTGATCGAGGATGGGGAGTTCACCGTCTTCGTCGGTCCGTCCGGCTGCGGGAAGTCCACGCTGCTGCGCCTGATCGCGGGGCTGGAGGACATCACAACCGGCCAGATCCGCATCGACGGAGCGGACGCGACCAACGTGCCGCCAGCGCGGCGCGGCCTTGCCATGGTGTTCCAGTCCTATGCGCTTTATCCCCATATGAGCGTGCGCAAGAACATCGCCTTCCCGCTGCGCATGGCGGGCCTCGACAAGGCCGAGCAGACCCGGCGGGTGGAGCAGGCGGCCGCCGTGCTCAACCTCACCGACTATCTCGACCGGCGGCCCGGGCAGCTTTCGGGCGGCCAGCGCCAGCGGGTGGCCATCGGGCGCGCCATCGTGCGGGAGCCCGCAGCCTTCCTCTTCGACGAGCCGCTCTCCAACCTCGACGCAGCTCTGCGCGTCGGCATGCGGCTGGAGATCAGCGAGCTCCATGAACGGCTCAAGACCACGATGATCTACGTGACCCACGACCAGGTCGAGGCCATGACCATGGCCGACAAGATCGTGGTGCTGCGCGCAGGAAACATCGAGCAGGTGGGCTCCCCACTGGAGCTCTACCGCACCCCGCGCAACCTCTTCGTCGCGGGCTTCATCGGCTCGCCCCGGATGAACTTCCTAGAAGGGGAGGAGGCCGCGCGCCACGATGCGGCGACCATCGGCATCCGCCCCGAGCATATCGACGTCTCGGCCACCGGAGGCACGTGGCACGGCACCGTCGGCGTGTCGGAGCATCTGGGCTCCGACACCTTCTTCCACGTCCATGTCGACGGCCAAGAGCAACCGATCACCGTGCGTCAGGGCGGCGAGGTCTCCTTCCACCACGGCGACCGGATCTGGCTAACCCCGGACGAAAGCCAGCTCCACCGCTTCGACGCGCAGGGGCTGCGCCTGTCATGA
- a CDS encoding carbohydrate ABC transporter permease, translated as MARAVTTRRKALNTALAWAIGLLIFFPILWTILTSFKTEAAAIADPPQFLFFDWTLENYRVVQERSDYARFLWNSIVIAGGSTLLGILVAIPAAWSMAFVPSRRTKDILLWMLSTKMLPAVGVLYPIYLLFIQLGLLDTKIGLTLVLMLINLPIIVWMLYTYFKEIPGEILEAARMDGATLRSEILYVLTPMAVPGIASTILLNFILAWNEAFWTLNLTAASAAPLTAFIASYSSPEGLFYAKLSAASTMAIAPILILGWFSQKQLVRGLTFGAVK; from the coding sequence ATGGCCCGTGCTGTCACGACCCGCCGCAAGGCCCTCAACACCGCCCTCGCCTGGGCGATCGGGCTCCTGATCTTCTTCCCGATCCTCTGGACGATCCTGACGAGCTTCAAGACCGAGGCCGCGGCCATCGCCGATCCGCCGCAGTTCCTGTTCTTCGATTGGACACTGGAGAACTACCGCGTCGTGCAGGAACGGTCGGACTACGCGCGCTTCCTCTGGAACTCCATCGTGATCGCGGGCGGCTCGACGCTCCTCGGCATCCTCGTGGCGATCCCGGCGGCGTGGTCAATGGCCTTTGTCCCTTCACGACGGACCAAGGACATCCTGCTCTGGATGCTGTCCACCAAGATGCTGCCAGCGGTGGGCGTCCTCTACCCGATCTACCTGCTCTTCATCCAGCTTGGGCTGCTCGACACCAAGATCGGGCTGACGCTGGTGCTGATGCTAATCAACCTGCCGATCATCGTCTGGATGCTCTACACCTACTTCAAGGAGATCCCGGGCGAGATCCTGGAGGCCGCCCGCATGGACGGCGCCACCCTACGGTCCGAGATCCTCTACGTGCTCACGCCGATGGCGGTGCCGGGGATCGCCTCGACCATCCTTTTGAACTTCATCCTCGCGTGGAACGAGGCGTTCTGGACGCTCAACCTCACCGCCGCCTCCGCCGCGCCGCTGACGGCGTTCATCGCCAGTTATTCGAGCCCCGAGGGGCTGTTCTACGCCAAGCTCTCCGCCGCCTCGACCATGGCCATCGCGCCGATCCTGATCCTGGGCTGGTTCAGCCAGAAGCAGCTGGTACGCGGCCTTACCTTCGGCGCGGTCAAGTAA
- a CDS encoding carbohydrate ABC transporter permease, which yields MATQHSRSAARLMMAPAVILLLGWMLVPLTMTLYFSFKRYLPLRGGDQGWVGFENYVRFVTSSAFWPSVQATLIIVGGVLLITIMLGVLLALLLDQPMWGQGVVRILVIAPFFVMPTVSALVWKNMFMDPVNGLFAHLWEFFGATPVEWLSQASLLSIVMIVSWQWLPFATLILLTAIQSLDSEQLEAAEMDGASPLARFAFIILPHLSRAITVVLLIQTIFLLSIFAEIFVTTQGSFGTRTLTYLIYQRVLESQNIGLGSAGGIYAVILANIVAIFLMRIVGRNLDT from the coding sequence ATGGCGACCCAACATTCGCGTTCCGCGGCCCGACTGATGATGGCCCCTGCCGTCATCCTGCTCCTCGGCTGGATGCTCGTGCCGCTGACGATGACGCTCTACTTCTCGTTCAAGCGCTACCTGCCGCTTCGCGGTGGCGACCAGGGCTGGGTCGGGTTCGAGAACTACGTCCGGTTCGTCACCTCCTCGGCCTTCTGGCCCAGCGTGCAGGCGACGCTCATCATCGTGGGTGGCGTGCTGCTGATCACCATCATGCTCGGCGTGTTGCTCGCCCTGCTCCTCGACCAGCCGATGTGGGGTCAGGGGGTCGTGCGCATCCTCGTCATCGCCCCCTTCTTCGTGATGCCCACCGTCTCCGCCCTGGTGTGGAAGAACATGTTCATGGACCCGGTGAACGGCCTCTTCGCGCATCTTTGGGAGTTCTTCGGGGCCACGCCCGTCGAGTGGCTCAGCCAGGCCTCGCTGCTCTCCATCGTCATGATCGTCTCGTGGCAATGGCTGCCCTTCGCCACGCTGATCCTGCTGACCGCGATCCAGTCGCTCGACAGCGAACAGCTCGAGGCCGCCGAGATGGACGGCGCCTCGCCGCTCGCCCGCTTCGCCTTCATCATCCTGCCGCACCTGTCGCGCGCGATCACGGTGGTCCTGCTGATCCAGACGATCTTCCTCCTGTCGATCTTCGCGGAGATCTTCGTGACCACCCAGGGATCGTTCGGCACGCGGACGCTCACCTACCTGATCTACCAGCGCGTGCTGGAGAGCCAGAATATCGGCCTCGGCTCCGCGGGTGGGATCTACGCCGTCATCCTGGCCAACATCGTTGCGATCTTCCTGATGCGCATCGTCGGCCGCAACCTGGACACCTGA